The uncultured Fibrobacter sp. genome includes the window CACGCAATATAAATTCTCTAATCAGCGAACGCCACACAAAGACGATCGCAATGCATATGAGGCAGCCGAGCGCCAAGATAATAAAGAACGTTATCGGGGTCCAAATCGAAAAATGTTCGCGGACATTTCTAAAGCAGTAGGTCGCAAAGAAATCCACCAAAGATTCGTTCGGGTTGCGTAGCATTAAAAATACGGCGAACTCTCTGCAGGTAAGCGAAATGGCAAGGAGAACGGAATTGCAAGCAAAATACGAAAAATACTTCTTTCGGAAAAAGAACTTCGGAACAAGCAGGCGCAGATTCACAAAGAAGATAATCATGGTCGCAAGAAGCGGCACATAATAGCCAATCATGTTCCAGATGTCAAAGTCGTTTGACAAGGGTGCGGTCGGGTCCAGAATCAAGATAAGCGGGAACAGCAGCACAAAAAGCCACGCCAAAAACGCCACGGCATATGTCGGGACCGGGTAATACTTGATGCTTTCGTCCTTGAGGAGCGCCACCAATTCGCGTTCACCACGGTCAAACTGGGCTTCTTGCAGTTCGGCGAGCCAGTTTCTCTGGTTTCTGAAAAACCTTTTTATGGATTCCAGCACGGATTCCCCGCATTTTTCCGCCTGAACCGATACATTTTTTTCGTCTTTTGTCATGATTTGGTCTCTTTGAACGTAAAAATAGCCCTTATTTGGGCAAATTTCAGCCCTTTATGACAAAAACGTGACAAAAGTGCCTTTTTCTTTGACGAAATTCATAAAATACTTTTGCAAACTAAAGAGTAATCTATGACACTTCAAAATCAAAATGGAGGTAGATTTACAAACGTAAACAAAACAACAAGCAACGAGGTAAATATGACAAAGAATATGCACGTTCGTGATGACAGGGATGTTTATTTCCAGTATCTGAACGATATTTCTAAATATCCGCTGCTTACCAAGGAACAAGAAAAAGTCCTTCTGCAGAAAGTGCGTGAAGGCAGCCGCGAAGCCATGGATCTGCTCGTCAAGAGCAACCTCCGCTTTGTGGTGAATATCGCAAACCTTTACAAGGGTCAGGGCCTCGACGTGAACGAGCTCATCAACGAAGGCAACATGGGCCTCATCGAAGCCGCACGCCGCTTTGACCAGAACCAGAAAATCAAGTTTATCAGCTATGCCGTATGGTGGGTTCGCCAGAACATCACCCGCGCTATCGCCGAACGCGGTCGCCTGGTTCGCATCAGCGCCGAAAAGGAACTCGTGCTCCGCCGCTTTGCCAAGAAGGGCGGCCAGATGCACCAGGTCGTAGGCGGAGGCCTTATGCTTGACCCGAAAAGCCTCGAAGGCGTTTCCAAGTACAAAGCCGACGATATCGAGAAAATCCTGATGATGGGCAACAAGTCCACCTCCCTCGATACCCCCGTAAACGAAGACGGCGACATGACGCTTGGCGACACCATTGCTGCGGCGGAATTCCGCACCGACGAACTCGCCGAACAGCACAACCGCAACAAGCTTTTTGACAAGGCGATGAACAACAGCCTCTCCGAACAGGAAAAGGAAATCATCCAGCTCTATTTCGGCTTCAAGATGGATTCCGACCTGAACCTGAAGGAAATCGCCCCGATGGTAGGCCTCTCCAAGGAACGCACCCGCCAGCTCAAGGATTCTGCGCTCGAAAAGCTCAGAAACGAACAGCTCGCCCGCGTTTTGAATGACGCCGCCTAGTTTTGACTTTTTTTCTCTCTCTCCTTATATTAAAAACCGGCCTTTGGGCCGGTTTTTTCCGTTTTTAGGCATTCACCGAATAAATGAAATTGTATTTTTAAGCCATGAATTTCAACATGCTGAACTTTCGCACTCTTTTTGTAGCAGGACTTTCGGCCCTGTGCCTTACGACAAGCCCTTTTGCGGCTAAAGACAAGAAGGACGCTCCGGGCGACTTCTACAACGAAGTCTCGCGCCTGAACAAGGTGCTTTCCGAAGTCAACCGCAAGTACGTGGAAGACGTGGACCCGACCGAGCTCACCGATGCAGCCCTGAACGGCATCCGCAACATCCTGGACCCGCACACAGCGGTTTTCTCCCCCAAGGACTACGAAAGCCTGAAAGTCTCGATGGAAGGAAAGTTCGGCGGCGTAGGCATTACTATTAGCCTCCGCGACAACATTCTGACCGTGATTTCGCCCTTGTCCGGCACTCCGGCATTCCGCCTCGGCATCCGCGCAGGCGACCGCATCCGCAAAATCGATGGCAAGGACACCAAGGGACTCACCCTCGACGAAGCGGTGAACAAGCTCCGCGGTAAAATCGGCACCGACGTGACCGTCTCCATTGAACGCGAAGGGGTTCCCGACCTGATGGACTTCACCATCACCCGCGCCGAAATCATCGTGCACGCCGTGCCCTATTACGGCATGGTTTCCAAGGATATCGGCTACATCAAGCTCGCCACCTTTAGCGACAAGACCACGAGCGACGTGGAAAACGCACTCCGGAGCCTGCAGAAGCAGGGCATGAAGAAGATTATCCTCGACATGCGCTACAACCCGGGTGGACTCCTGAACCAGGCCATTGAAATCAGCGAACTGTTCCTGAAGCAGGGGAACGTCATCGTGAGTACGCGCGGCCGCACCCAAAAAACCGAAAGCCACGCCCGTAAGAACGGCATCGTGAAGCCTGACGTGCCGATGGTCGTCCTTTTGAACCAGGGTTCCGCCAGCGCCGCCGAAATTGTTTCGGGCGCCCTCCAGGACTGGGACCGTGCCTTGATTATCGGTAAGACCTCCTTCGGTAAGGGCTCCGTGCAGACGATTTTCCCGCTCGATAACCAAGGAAACGCCCTCAAGCTCACCACGGCCTTCTACTACCTGCCCTTCGGACGTTGCATCAACAAGCCCGAAAACGGCATCAAGGGCCTTAAGCTTTTGGAAGAAGAATACGCCGACGAAGACGGTGCAGAAAAGGCCGACTCCACAAAGAAGGACACCGCCAAGGTGGATACCTTCTACACCAACAACGGACGCATGATGTTCGGCGGTGGCGGAATCACCCCCGACGTCGAAGTGGAACTCGCCCCGATGCCTTGGGTGGTGCAGGTTCAGGAACGCATGGCGATGTACTTCAAGTTCGCCGTCAAGATTCGCCCCGACCTCGAAAAGGCGGGCGTCAAGATGGACGCCAACTGGGAAGTCCCCGACAGCCTGTTTACGCAGTTCCGCGACTTCTGCATGAAGGACACGAACTTTACCAAGGTGAAAAGCAACGCGCTCGTCGGAGTGGACCAGCTTGAAAAGAGCATTATCCGCGAACAGAACTACATGGGCGACAGTGCAAAGACCGTGAGCGATTCCACGCTTGCCCAGCGCATCGCCGACATGCGCTCTGCACTCGAAAACAACCGCAACGCCCAGTTCGAAGAAAACAAGCAGTATATCAAGGACGGCATCAAGCGCGAACTCTTGACCGCATTTATCAACGACTCCGTCAGCACCGCGTTCTCCTTGAAGCAGGACAAGCAGCTGAACGAGGCTATCAAGTACCTGAGCGACATGAACCTCTATAAGAAGGCGATCAGCGCTCCGGCGAAAAAGCCCTCCAAGAAGAAGTAGGACTTTCCTTGATTAACTTGATGAACAGAATTGCAGAAAGTCTGGGTAAGTTTATCCGGAAGTTTCTGCGTACGGTGGTGAACTATTTCAGGT containing:
- a CDS encoding sensor histidine kinase; the protein is MTKDEKNVSVQAEKCGESVLESIKRFFRNQRNWLAELQEAQFDRGERELVALLKDESIKYYPVPTYAVAFLAWLFVLLFPLILILDPTAPLSNDFDIWNMIGYYVPLLATMIIFFVNLRLLVPKFFFRKKYFSYFACNSVLLAISLTCREFAVFLMLRNPNESLVDFFATYCFRNVREHFSIWTPITFFIILALGCLICIAIVFVWRSLIREFILREKRRTEMAYELTFLKQQLSPHFLFNTLNNITSLIRLDPDLAEKSMTELSQLLRMMLYQTADQYISVKEDVEILGKYADLEKLRLDENFDLKFDVRLENPQTKVVPLVMMPLMENAMKHCVNPDGKSFAHILIEQKNDELYFRAENSNFPRKSKSNSSGLGLATFRKRLELMYKDRYTYTTKIEDGVYISELMVKLEK
- a CDS encoding sigma-70 family RNA polymerase sigma factor translates to MTKNMHVRDDRDVYFQYLNDISKYPLLTKEQEKVLLQKVREGSREAMDLLVKSNLRFVVNIANLYKGQGLDVNELINEGNMGLIEAARRFDQNQKIKFISYAVWWVRQNITRAIAERGRLVRISAEKELVLRRFAKKGGQMHQVVGGGLMLDPKSLEGVSKYKADDIEKILMMGNKSTSLDTPVNEDGDMTLGDTIAAAEFRTDELAEQHNRNKLFDKAMNNSLSEQEKEIIQLYFGFKMDSDLNLKEIAPMVGLSKERTRQLKDSALEKLRNEQLARVLNDAA
- a CDS encoding S41 family peptidase, yielding MLNFRTLFVAGLSALCLTTSPFAAKDKKDAPGDFYNEVSRLNKVLSEVNRKYVEDVDPTELTDAALNGIRNILDPHTAVFSPKDYESLKVSMEGKFGGVGITISLRDNILTVISPLSGTPAFRLGIRAGDRIRKIDGKDTKGLTLDEAVNKLRGKIGTDVTVSIEREGVPDLMDFTITRAEIIVHAVPYYGMVSKDIGYIKLATFSDKTTSDVENALRSLQKQGMKKIILDMRYNPGGLLNQAIEISELFLKQGNVIVSTRGRTQKTESHARKNGIVKPDVPMVVLLNQGSASAAEIVSGALQDWDRALIIGKTSFGKGSVQTIFPLDNQGNALKLTTAFYYLPFGRCINKPENGIKGLKLLEEEYADEDGAEKADSTKKDTAKVDTFYTNNGRMMFGGGGITPDVEVELAPMPWVVQVQERMAMYFKFAVKIRPDLEKAGVKMDANWEVPDSLFTQFRDFCMKDTNFTKVKSNALVGVDQLEKSIIREQNYMGDSAKTVSDSTLAQRIADMRSALENNRNAQFEENKQYIKDGIKRELLTAFINDSVSTAFSLKQDKQLNEAIKYLSDMNLYKKAISAPAKKPSKKK